One window of the Bubalus bubalis isolate 160015118507 breed Murrah chromosome 8, NDDB_SH_1, whole genome shotgun sequence genome contains the following:
- the FIGNL1 gene encoding fidgetin-like protein 1 has translation MQASSSRSVHLSDWQKNYFALTSGTCTPGQKADAYRAQILRIQYAWANSDISQVCATTLFRKYAEKYSAVIDSDNVETGLNNYAESILTLARSQQTDSDKWKSGLSVNNVFKLSSVQEMMRAGKKSKDSLLAPADASLVIHKEATVFDLPTFSVCGGSGESNLLTNSAHGADRTQEFPEGGPSLTCPQSAQPPLVINTTKTCPVASAPFGESGLAKFHAKPLFGNVKKENNSFVKGNIGLNVFSSNQSCFPSFCENARDKKAFYGAGTIDALSTPILNKAFSKTEDNGQRGESSLPAFKTAKEQLWVDQQKKHHQPQRASGSSYGGVKKSLGAGRSRGIFGKFVPPVPKQDGGDPGGGMQYKPQGTGTADPAHPMDERLKNLEPRMIELIMNEIMDQGPPVNWEDIAGVEFAKATIKEIVVWPMLRPDIFTGLRGPPKGILLFGPPGTGKTLIGKCIASQAGATFFSISASSLTSKWVGEGEKMVRALFAVARCQQPAVIFIDEIDSLLSQRGDGEHESSRRIKTEFLVQLDGAATSSEDRILVVGATNRPQEIDEAARRRLVKRLYIPLPEASARKQIVVNLMSKEQCCLSEEELALVVQHSDGFSGADMTQLCREASLGPIRSLQAADIATITPDQVRPIAYSDFESAFRTVRPSVSPEDLELYENWNRTFGCGK, from the coding sequence ATGCAGGCCTCCAGCTCCAGGTCTGTACACCTGAGTGACTGGCAGAAGAATTACTTTGCACTTACATCGGGTACGTGTACACCTGGACAGAAGGCAGATGCTTACCGAGCGCAGATACTCCGCATTCAGTATGCATGGGCAAACTCGGATATCTCCCAGGTCTGTGCTACTACACTGTTCAGAAAATACGCAGAGAAATATTCTGCAGTTATTGATTCTGACAATGTTGAAACTGGCTTGAATAACTATGCAGAAAGCATTTTGACTCTTGCAAGATCTCAGCAAACTGACAGTGACAAATGGAAGTCTGGATTGTCAGTAAATAATGTGTTCAAACTGAGCAGTGTGCAGGAGATGATGCGTGCTGGCAAGAAATCCAAAGACTCTCTGTTGGCGCCTGCTGACGCATCACTAGTCATCCACAAAGAGGCCACTGTCTTTGACCTTCCTACATTTAGTGTTTGTGGTGGTTCTGGGGAGAGCAACCTGTTGACTAACTCAGCCCATGGTGCCGACAGGACTCAAGAGTTTCCAGAGGGTGGTCCTTCTTTGACGTGCCCTCAGAGTGCCCAGCCACCTCTGGTCATTAACACCACTAAGACATGTCCTGTAGCCTCAGCACCTTTTGGTGAGTCAGGCCTTGCAAAGTTCCATGCCAAACCATTATTTGGGAAtgtcaaaaaggaaaataacagctTTGTAAAAGGCAATATAGGTCTCAATGTGTTCTCATCTAATCagtcttgttttccttctttctgtgaaAATGCACGGGACAAAAAAGCTTTTTATGGTGCTGGCACCATTGATGCACTTTCCACCCCAATACTGAATAAGGCTTTTAGTAAAACAGAAGATAATGGCCAAAGAGGGGAGAGCAGCCTGCCTGCTTTTAAAACTGCAAAGGAACAGTTATGGGTAGATCAGCAGAAAAAGCACCACCAGCCCCAACGTGCATCAGGGTCTTCATATGGTGGAGTGAAAAAGTCTCTGGGGGCTGGTAGATCCCGAGGGATATTTGGAAAGTTTGTTCCTCCTGTACCTAAGCAAGATGGGGGAGATCCGGGTGGGGGGATGCAGTATAAGCCTCAGGGTACAGGTACTGCAGACCCAGCACATCCCATGGACGAGCGTCTGAAGAACTTGGAGCCCAGAATGATTGAGCTTATTATGAATGAGATTATGGATCAGGGACCTCCAGTAAATTGGGAAGATATCGCAGGCGTGGAATTTGCCAAGGCCACAATAAAGGAGATAGTTGTGTGGCCCATGTTGCGGCCAGACATATTCACTGGCCTACGAGGACCCCCTAAAGGCATTCTGCTCTTCGGTCCTCCTGGCACTGGTAAGACTCTGATTGGCAAGTGCATTGCTAGTCAGGCTGGGGCAACGTTCTTCAGTATCTCTGCTTCCTCCTTGACTTCCAAGTGGGTGGGTGAGGGGGAGAAAATGGTCCGTGCATTGTTTGCTGTAGCAAGATGTCAGCAACCAGCTGTGATATTTATTGATGAAATTGATTCCTTGTTATCTCAACGCGGAGATGGTGAGCACGAATCTTCTAGAAGGATAAAAACCGAATTTCTAGTTCAGTTAGATGGGGCAGCCACATCTTCTGAAGACCGTATTCTAGTGGTGGGAGCAACCAACCGGCCACAAGAAATTGACGAGGCTGCCCGGAGAAGGCTGGTGAAAAGGCTGTATATTCCCCTCCCAGAAGCTTCAGCCAGGAAACAGATAGTAGTTAATCtgatgtccaaggagcagtgctGCCTCAGTGAGGAGGAGCTCGCGCTGGTGGTGCAGCATTCTGACGGGTTCTCTGGGGCAGACATGACTCAGCTGTGCCGGGAGGCGTCTCTGGGTCCTATTCGCAGTTTGCAGGCTGCTGACATTGCCACCATAACGCCTGATCAAGTTCGCCCAATAGCTTACAGTGACTTTGAAAGTGCTTTCAGAACTGTGCGACCTAGTGTATCTCCTGAAGATTTAGAGCTTTATGAAAACTGGAACAGGACTTTTGGTTGTGGAAAATAA